The nucleotide window AAACTTCTATCATTAGGTGTACTTATgtacataaaaataatgacGTGTACGCTTTGccaaacaaaaactaaatcaAATGCATTGGACTTTATTCCCTATGCAGCGATAGAGATTCAATGTGCAAGATGTTTCCAACGGTATCAGGTCATACCAAGTAATATTCAAAACCAAGCAGAATAAACCGTGccaagcaaataaatgatgaatttcaATGCGACTTACATATTGGAACATTAGCATGAGGATGTGGCTTTCCATCGGGTCCTATCCCGGTCATCTGGGCAAACTCTTTTGGTCCTGCATGTATGCTTGGACCAGACTGACCACACTTGTTGTTAGTGTTCTGATTCCCACTTGTCTTttgatttttgtaattgtaCGCTGCGGAATAGAAAGTACCAGTGAGTTTTTATACCCGTTAGATATTGAAATGGTTATTGTGGTATTCATAATACAGAATACGAGACCGAAGCATGTATAATAGCACACTACAATTCTTGTGGCAAATACTTCATGAGATACGACAATGAAAACATATTGTGACCCAAATGTAATGTAATGCAGTTCATACAAGTGGGCAAGGGAAGTAAAGATGGTAAGTTAATAGTTTAGTtaaatacataaaataatttatcagTATCTGCCTTGTTGGCTTTATATTTACCTGGTGATTTAAATGTTGGCTTTTGTGATTTTATAAATTGATCTATCAAGCTAGCAATCTTCATATGACCGTAAGCTAAGGCAAGTGTGGAAGCATTTTCACCATTATAGTCTTGACGGGTTATATTGGCACCCTACATATAAGAATAAAtcattattttactttaacaaAAGACTTGGACTCTACTAAACTAACGTTAAGTAGCAGTTATGTGAATAGAACTTCTGTTTACTTTTGTAGGTCAGGCAGTTAAATCTACGATTAGGCAACAAATGAGGTTTATATTCACATGCCCTCTCACAAAGTCAATAAACAACACCTCAGAAAACATTAAGTTGTTTGAAGGAAAAGGCAGCATGTGATTACAAGCCATATCCTCAATGAAGTTACCTACATTTTGGAGAAGTTGTTGGACTATAATTTCATGGCCCGATGCTGATGCCTCCATCAAAGGGGTGAGGCCTTGCGATGGTTCCCTGTGATCAAAAACTGCATTGATAGCATATCAAGCATACAAAAGACTACTCTTAATATGAAACCACAGCTTTACGATGGTCATACATGTGCCTGTCTTATACGTTTCACTTGGAAAACTATAATCAGTAGACATGTTGTAATTAAAGTATTAACACGACACATACACATTACTGTTTATCATGAGAAAGTGTCCGGTTCAAAAATATAGCTATGCCAGAACTACGCAACTAAATTTTATAGTAATAAGCTTTATAATAACCTACACTGTTTCACAGTTCGCTCCACATCTTAAGAGAAATTCAGTGGTTTGCTGATGACCGGCACTGGCCGCATGAAACAGAGCTGTCCATCCTCTCTTGTCCACAGCTTCAATATTAGCGCCTTTCTGTACATTAAACaacaaagtgactatttcccCAGCAGATCGCAATATTTGAGATGGACAACTAGGTTACTGGTTACTGGGTTTCAAAAAACACTCAGAATGCATAATTTTTGCTGGCAAAAACGATGCTGCTATAGAGCAACAGAAAAATTAAAGGCTACTCAATGGATAAAGAatgatttttatgtaaattttcACTTACTTGAAGTAAGACTTGCATGGTGCCTTCATTTCCACACATCGAAGCTAATATAAGCGACGTGTATCCTAGAGGGCTTCTTTGGTTTGGATCGGCGCCCTTTTCCAACAGACATTGCACAGTGTCATTATGGCCCATGTATGAAGCGTACATTAATGCACTCCATCCCCCCGAGTTCACTTCTTTTAACTTGAGTCCCGACCTTTATTAAAAAGTGAAATGTGTAAGTTTCTTGCTAGTATGGTCCTGATTAGATGCAGCGATTCGATGAAAGTATATCATATACGACTGGTATATATCCATTTCGTGTATTACTTATCAATTATATCCTGAACCAATTCATCTTCACCAAGTGAGGCTGCTGTGTATATATCCAAGGGTATTGGGGCAAATTCTTTATCTTCATAGGAGAATGACCcatctaaaataaaatactttctAATATCTTAATTACACATGTTGCagcaataaaagaaacaaacactGATGCGGCAGTAACAGTACAACCAATCATTTGCAGAACATTACTACATGCAGCGTGGTGGAGagtaaatatttatataaagAGTTTGAATTTTCACATATTGCATCACCAGTCTATAACATACAGTATATTTCACATAAATTAGAAAGCATACGTAATGTTATGACGAGTAATTTGGTAGAATAGTTAATGCCTATTTTTAACTAACCTAATGAGGTTCACACCTTCTTGTCATTCTTACCTTTGCTGTGTGTGATACCTTTCCAGATTGAGAGACTTTGATCAAATATTGCTGACTCTTCAAAACTATCACCCATATTGTGGATAAATTGGTCACTGCCAATTAGCAGCCATGTACACAAGTTAAAATTACGTCATTACAATTACTGTGCTTTCAATGCGGTCAGTATCACCCTACATTTCCAAAAACTCTACACATGTGTGACAAAAATTTGTACAAAAGTGGGTTAATGTTACTTAAATAATGTTGTGATTAAATTGCTTAGTAAgtcaaagcaaaaattaacaaaataacacttCGTTATGAAAGAAGTTTTAACCATTAGCTTACCGGTATATGTCAAATTATATTGGTTTTTAAACATCTATGTGGAACACGTATTATATCTGACAATTCTTAGTCGATAACTTAATAGCTTTTGACCAAAATGCActtactgtacagtgtacataGACATTATATTACATTGAAACATGGCAATTCTAACATGCACAGTACATGGGATGGTATTCATATTTAGTAAATATTGtaattgtggttttaatactGAAAAGGTGTACTAAAGCATTACAGTCTGCTAGTTGAAATGATAAGCACagtttataattttaacaatCTCAAACGTacagtaataaacatttatggTTACAACGGGGAAAATTGTCTGCAAATCAAATTTATTCGACAGACTGGCACAGAGAAACCTCAAAGTTAAAATTGCGACTCTGTGTGCTAAACAATAACAAGCCGTTAGTAATACGTCAGCAGTGTATAGCTACAGCCAATAACCTGTTACATCATGTCATGCGACTCACAGATCTACAAATAACTCATTTCCTTGTATCACAATACACAGCAAAAAGGCAGAAAAATCTGTTTGCTCAACAATGAATAAATTCAGGCAAGGATTTGATCTACAGTAGTAGCACTGGTAACCCTAACATACTCCTACAAACCGAAGTTACTTGCTAACTAAtgaccttatattggttaaacACTATATAATCTAGACAATTTTTACATACAACTAACTCAATGAAGTATTTACCACACCGAAgtgtaaatatatattttatcaCTATCATGCACTTCGTCACAAAACAGAGATTATAAAAAAGTCAATGTCTACTATGTTTTCTTAActttttaacgtttttttaactttagaTTGTATTTATATGAATAAGTAGAATTAGGAAAGCAAtatttacaaagaaaaaaacttgtgTCAAAACACAGGCAATATTATAACATAACATGTTCGAATACACAAAATATGAGCATATAACTACACACAAAGATGTTTCATGCAAAATAAACCacagttaaaaaaattaaacttgtcAGCTCACAGCTTCATTCGTTGCTGATAGAAAGTATGCCACACACATAcataaattgtatttttttaaacacagCACTACAGCAGAATTAGACAGACCAAAACCGATATGTTCAGCTGATTCAGTTTACTAGGATAAAAATACAAGCATCAAAATTGACAAAAGGTTAAACATCCAAACTAAATCTCTAACACTATTTATGCTAATGCTAGCCTATTCTTTTAGCAAAACAGTATCAGCCAAGTGAACAAAGTCAACATTACATTAAATGgattatatactgtactggTATATACAAACACACAACACGTATATTATATACAAGATCTGTTCTCAGTCAAAGGAGCGGTTACTGAGAACAATGGGAGCAATCAGTGTCCAAGAATAAAGAAGAATGCACACCCAGCTGGATGATATCTTCACCCACACTGCAGGCCAGGTGTTGTTGAGGGACGTGTAATCATCGGAAGGAAGAGCCCAGTTGGTGAGAGTCATCATGATGTACAGAGATGCTAGAAAGAACATGAAATGGAAGAAGGAGTAAGAGTAAGCCACTCCTTCCTGCTCGTTATCGTAGACATTCTGCCCAGCATTTTCCTCATCTTTTACCAAGGTCTTTGTGTCATCGTTAGTATCATCTTCGAGTATTACTGTGTCGCGCATCGTCAAACGATCGACATTGTTGTTGCTTGCAGACCGAATGCTAGAATACAAGACACACAAGAAGAAGACAAAAAGGCCAACGATACTTTGCCCATCCAACATTGGAGCAGAGGTTGGGGGTGCAGGAGTAGTGCCATTTATGCTTTCTTGTATACCAACTCCAGACGTCACTGACTTCACTATAGAAGAAAGGCCAGGGTTGCAGATCTTGTCTGGTTCACTGTTCATCGCTGACCATGTGAGGTACATGGTATAGACCGATACCACAGATGCTTGTAAAAGACCACTACGAGGTTGTTCTTCTTGAACCCTTGGGAGAATAGCGAGGATTGAAACAGCGACGCACAGAATCATGTtgaaagacacaaaaaacttgtttgttgAACAATCACCAAAAGCATAGTAGATGTAAAAACAAACTACAGCAGCAATCATCACTGCGTAGTTCAGGAAAGTAGCAAGGATCAACAAAATGGTCCAACAACGAGGGGAGTCTGCATCCTCACGTTTTTCCAACATGAAGTCATTCCAGGCGTGGGCAAAATCAACAAGAAGTACAAGCTGGATAAGGATGAAGCAAAATGCACCAAACATGCCAATGTAATGCCACGACATACCAAATGCTCCACGTGGAATGAAGAAGGCTCCGACAGTAATTCCAATCAAGATGAGGATCTTGAAAAACCAGAACCCGTTGTGAATCTTAGCACGGGGATCTCGGCTGCTTTTCACACAAATCATGAGAAGACAAAAGAGAGCAAAAAATCCAGCCAAGGCAAAGCAGACTCTGTAAACTGCAAGGTAGCCAGCAAGGATATCACAATTGACAAGACCACTGGTAGGACTTAGTCCTCCCGTGCCAGCACCACCTTCGCAGAATGTTGGGATCTGTTTCAGCTTTTCTTCAAGGCCTGGTATGAGCATTATGCAGGCAGCAACTGTGCCAACAAACAACAGCAGGGCATACACAATGCGAGAGGAGGTGGAATTTTTGCATGATGGGCAGGCACGGCAACACATACTACAAGCAGCGCTGCCACAACAGCAAGCCACTTGACTTGCGGCACAAGCACCAAGTCCTAAACACATGATGCTGATACTTtaacaaaatgcttttaattttttatgataTGCTTACAATCTACAacagaaaatttacaaaaagctAGATTAAACATTGATGTCTATTAAAAGTTATCTTATAATAAAAGATAAAGTATATTTAAATGAATATCTCCTAATTTAAGTATTTTGGTATATGAAATGTatataccgtaaaacctctatttcaccgccatagcgctctatttttcaactcttgtttaaaagtggcgttctattagaggtgacgttcaattagaggttggcgctctatttttcgaCTAGCTGGTCAGAATTATCAGTAGAGACCTGCTAATACAATTCCGCCGCTAAAAGTggtgttctattagaggtggcgttcaaTTAGAGGTGGCGctcaaatagaggttttacggtatgTGTTATTTAAGTCAAACCATAGCTTGATAGCTATATCTGAGGTGATCACAAAGCTGGAGTAGACTCCAGCCAGAGTTGCAAATATTATTGTACCCACTAAATCATTGATAGACAGGCACTCGTAGTTCATGCAAGATAACCTTGTTATTTAATAGATAAGCTATACGTTTTTAGTAAAacttgtgcaaattttgtcaCTAGCAATGACGAATATACTCAGATACGATTATTTGAATAACTTCAAATCAATGGTGATGTTTTAGTGCCAGCGGCCATTTAGTCTTAGCAGGTATTAATGATAATGAAAACATATACTTTCATCGCAATCATGAAAAAACTGATGGCGCTTTTTTACCCTAGGTTTTGATCAAATCTTGCATAGAAGAAAACGGTAACAACAACAGTACTGCAACAATTGACCAACTCTATGAAAACAGCATTTGAACCAGATGTTACAAAAAGTTAAGCTATTAATTAAGCCCGTAGTCAAACTTATCATAACATCTAGCTTTATCCACTACATTTTTCTTATGTATATACAAGCAACAAAGcaatgtttaataaaataaaatacacatGTTATTGTTATTACAAAAGTTCTTTTATGGCAAGTCGAAAATTAAGGGATTTATGCTCAAAATCTCGTAATTAgtctattttttgcaattaactgAGGGTAACGCCAGGTATGGTTCAAACCTACTTGTAGGAtcataaaacaacaaacatatatgctcacaaacaatcaatgaaTAAGAAATGGAGAGAGAGGGATGAAAGCATTGATAACGTACTGAGGTCactattaaaaaatattactgAGATCACTATCATAGCTTATGTTTCAAGGTCGAAGgacacattttcaattagGTGTACAATATCTTACTAAGTTCTTACAAAATTTTAGGCTATATCTAACTACCAAGCCAAGCAACTGTTAAACTTTGTTAAGTCTGTAAGTTGTGTTatgtatttattatttgaatgGCGATTATCTCtctatataggcctaggcctatatatatacCTAAATTTGTGAAATCAATTACCCTTAGGTTTAGCTAGTACTGACACCACTCTATTTCAGTAAAATCTCGTGGGCTAATTAAAGGTACTGCAGGCTGGTAGGTACTCCCTGACTCTGACTCCCCTTACTGGAAAGCTTGTGTGATGTTTTACCCTAGGCCTATattctatatatattataactGACTGTATGTATTAGGCTACGTTGTCGTGGCACAAATTTTGGCACTTTAATTTTCAGTGCATTTATCCA belongs to Clavelina lepadiformis chromosome 6, kaClaLepa1.1, whole genome shotgun sequence and includes:
- the LOC143461573 gene encoding ankyrin repeat and SAM domain-containing protein 3-like; protein product: MGDSFEESAIFDQSLSIWKGITHSKDGSFSYEDKEFAPIPLDIYTAASLGEDELVQDIIDKSGLKLKEVNSGGWSALMYASYMGHNDTVQCLLEKGADPNQRSPLGYTSLILASMCGNEGTMQVLLQKGANIEAVDKRGWTALFHAASAGHQQTTEFLLRCGANCETVEPSQGLTPLMEASASGHEIIVQQLLQNGANITRQDYNGENASTLALAYGHMKIASLIDQFIKSQKPTFKSPAYNYKNQKTSGNQNTNNKCGQSGPSIHAGPKEFAQMTGIGPDGKPHPHANVPIFLQDQPSHVTDVVTRAAKWEGPKDLETLLTDIGCSKHIPVFKEQAIDLHVFLTLSETDLKEIGIKIFGPRRKMMLAIDRLRKDIQGGILSRMEQIYADSLSASLQSTQSNLKETKKEVEVLEAQIAQERELRKVTEGVLMEHKEMWSSLRRLSEKWASAQVRLTQAVDQVKTQSQQFDKLHTVSRTAKKDKANAEKSIQEVDNILLHTRDYMLKMQNVLQRATSSSPVVSSNKVNSGTS
- the LOC143461574 gene encoding serine incorporator 1-like; this encodes MCLGLGACAASQVACCCGSAACSMCCRACPSCKNSTSSRIVYALLLFVGTVAACIMLIPGLEEKLKQIPTFCEGGAGTGGLSPTSGLVNCDILAGYLAVYRVCFALAGFFALFCLLMICVKSSRDPRAKIHNGFWFFKILILIGITVGAFFIPRGAFGMSWHYIGMFGAFCFILIQLVLLVDFAHAWNDFMLEKREDADSPRCWTILLILATFLNYAVMIAAVVCFYIYYAFGDCSTNKFFVSFNMILCVAVSILAILPRVQEEQPRSGLLQASVVSVYTMYLTWSAMNSEPDKICNPGLSSIVKSVTSGVGIQESINGTTPAPPTSAPMLDGQSIVGLFVFFLCVLYSSIRSASNNNVDRLTMRDTVILEDDTNDDTKTLVKDEENAGQNVYDNEQEGVAYSYSFFHFMFFLASLYIMMTLTNWALPSDDYTSLNNTWPAVWVKISSSWVCILLYSWTLIAPIVLSNRSFD